gtgtgtgtgtgtgtgaagatAACAGTAATAAAAACATGtatttaattattgaaattattaatataaattaaaatttatgttttcattGAATAAATTATcagaaggggagcttaggcgcaatggtaaggttgtcaccatgtgacctggaggtcacgggtttgaggcgtggaaacagcctcttgcaaaaatgcaaggtaaggctgcctACTACAGACCCATTGTGGTCGGCCTCTTCCCCAGACCCCGCATACACGGGAACTTTGTGCACCCAGTTGCTCTTTTATCGAATAAATTATCAACTATTTAAGAGTAAATTTCCTAGGCAGGATATGTGTAAGAGTTTTATTGTACTTGGTTACAAAACCAATTAGAGGTGTTCACAAAACTGGCCAACCTGACCTAAACCAGTCCAAATTGCCCACAAAAAACAGCTTTGAAAGTGTTTTGAGGGTAGTGGTTTGAAATTTTCATCTAGACTGAACATGCGGGTCAGGTGACAAGTTTAGTGTGCAAACCACACGACTTAACCCAATTTGAATTTAATGGCAAAAAGgtaataagaaaaacaaaaataaacacAGAGAAGGCATAAGGCTGCACTGCTGCATAGGTGGCTGCTACTTTAAGGTTAAGATTCCTAGAAAGTGTTCCAAAGCATGGATTTCGGGGCTTTGATTTGGAGTTGTgtggattttaaaaaatatcaataCAATTTGtactacattttattcaaatccacttAAAACCAAATACAAGGTCAAAAtaccatgctcccaaatgcagggTTAGAGAAATTTTGTGCAGGTCAATCTGCATATTTCAATCCATTagagactttatttattttttcatatttattttcaaGTTGAATGAACTTGAGTTAGAAATAGTCAAGATTTCATTCCATGTAGTATTAAGCTTTGATGGCTAATACTATTGCTTCCTTTGGTTAACAACAAAATTCATAGGTTAAACCTCACTTTCTATTTCCTACTGAACTTGTATTTGCTCAGCTAAATTTCGATTTCATACTATTCCATGTTATTCATTTCTTTAGAAAGGAAAACTAACccaccaacttgacccaacctACCCGTGTATCAAacccatggttttaaattgcggcTGCGGGTAGCATAACGTaatggtaacgggtgtaacgggaagcgggagtagcggatgttacataacgggaagtgggtgtaacggccgtgaatttttttgaagcatgcacaaccttgtgcatattagcgtatttgcatgttttaagcttttagcccttcttagaataGTTTGTGTATTTTGAATCATTTATTTAGAGTAACTAAGTtctttggtaagggcaacaagtttacatttgttttaaaccaccattgatagaaaaattacatgtgtgtgtgtgcatttatacttctcattgttcttgtctgtgataaattcttatgtgtgctaaattaattaatagaacaaaatacattatacactccattaatctatgaGACACATAAGacacaaataatacaaatataaaatagctagaaaagaaagatggttgaagttgaaaaatatagaacataaatacattatacactccattaatctatgaGACACATAAGacacaaataatacaaatataaaatagctagaaaagaaagatggttgaagttgaaaaatatagaacataaatatcgcattagtaatattatcaaaataaaatattttcctaattagtattttcaaattgttaattaatgcatctattgtgagtatttaaagaaatattaaACTTTATATCATTGCCAttctcattataatcttttccccctctcgccacatggtatattgagaatgatttatgagagggaaaaagtgagaagaaaaagtaaaaaataaaataaattttttggtgtaacaatCATGTAGCAGTCACATAACGGCCGTAGCAgcctttacgtaacggccgtggtccgtaacggccgttatggCCATGATTTTTCTTCACAccaatttcgcggtgtgtaacggtatcggcaacccaaaaaaccgttacgtaacggcgttacgtaacggttgcgGCCTTTATTTCAAACCATGATCAAACCAATCCAAACCACATCCAATACAGCTTAActttagttttgattttttttttcttaatgtgACCTAGTCGATTCTATTGGAACTGTGTGCCCAACCCAACCCACGAACAGACCTAGAACCAATGGCCAGCAAGGGAAGGGGGAAGAACCTACCTATTAAAATCAATTATTGCCCCATAAAAAGTGGGAATCCCCAGTGCTTGATGGGAAGGTTGCCACCATATGACTTGAAATGTCATCCCTAACAAAAGTAGTAGCAACTACAACTTCAAGGATTACTACCTTGAAACCAGACTACAAGTAGTAGTAACCGTGAGCCCAAGCAGTAGTAGTAACAATGAGCCTAAACAAAGCAAGTTATAAAGCAAAATTGGCAAATTAATCTACAAAGAAAGGCACCACAGTGCATGCTATTGTTTTACCATAATGGTATAGATGATTGAAAACCAAGCCCCAGCTTTTTATAATTACATAATTTCATGCTTACTCCAAACACATAGAAGACTTTGACATCATCAGCTCCAAAACATAAtacaatttacaaaaaaaaaggaTATTATACCAGTCAAGACAATGTCACATCAAGTAAGAATTTGCGATTGTTAGCATTACCTTCTTTTTTTGTTCTTCTGTAAGAGTACCAGGCATGGTTACATCAAGCATATTCATAACCACCTGCGCTGTCTGCAGTACTTGGCCTCTTTCACCATCTGACAGACCAATTCCATCCTCTTGGACAGATTCAGTTTCAACAGAGCTAGTTAACTGATGTAACACACCATTATCTGCTTGTTGCAGTCCCTTATTTTCAAGTCTCAATTCTCTAGGCATATCTTGCCCAGACCTTAAATTTGTTTCAGCAATAGTCTTACTTTTGTCAAGCATATTAGGTATAGGATCCACAGAATATCCATTCATTGCATTTGATTTTGTAAGATCCAAAAGCTTGTTAACTCTATCACCTTTATTAGATTTTCTGCCTTCCACAAGAGCTAAACCTCTTGAAGGATTGACTGTAACATCTATATCTTTCAGAAGAGGATGACAACCCTTCAAAAGTCCAAGCTCTACAGCTGTTAGCCACTGCAAGTAACAATGCAAACTAATCAGAAATTCACTAGCAAGAAATTGTTTGATTTCACCAAATACTAGAATCACTATTAGCAACAAATCAAGAAAATTAAGGACAAGAAAGGTAATTAGGTGGCATAGTTAGTGTTGGGGGTGCAACCTCGTCTAGACTAGTTTCTTGTATgacaaaccaaaaccaaaaacaccttaaaattaaaacaaaaatcatGACTGAACCAAAGTCAGATTCATAGAACCTTAACATTCAAAATGCCTTATGGCAACGTCCCAGAGGGCCGCCTCCCAAAAAGAAAGGGGTTGAATCTCCAAATTGCCTCGACTGAATGGCAACCTCAAAATTAATGAGAAATTGTCCAATGGAGTCCCCACCAACCTATTTCATCCTAGgtgaggttagaacacctaaCTAATTGCTATCAATTATTTGGTCTCTAAGCTAATCTAGGGTCAATGAACCGATAGTCAACATTTTGAGCAACCAGATAAGGTTCGGGAGTACAGTTATGTGAGAGGAATGTATTAGCATCCTCTACACACTCATCTAATGGAAGGTTCTTGATTAACCTAAGATTATATTTGAAATCAACCGATCAAGACTTCCATTCTTccattctttgttcaattaccaaGCCTTTTGATATTAGATAATTCTACGAAAGACAGAAACTGCCCTCACCTCAGGATCTCCAAAGGCATGAACGAACATAACCCCCAAGGATCCTTAAGAGGACTTGTTCTTTATTAAGTGGTTTTCCAATTTCTTCATACTTTGTATGTCATTTGCCTTACCTTTAAATACTGGGAAGTCTCGCACAAGACAAAAACCTCCCCCCACTTCTAGAATCTCAAAGGCATGCAAAGACATAACCTCCAAATTCTAAAAGAAGCCAAGAAGGTAAATAATGAATGTCCATTTAGTTTAATCAAGGATGCACATAAATATATGAAGAGATAGAAAACACATACAAGTGTATAGATCAAGCTGCTTTGTACTTAAATACACATGCAAACAAACGTACTAAGCAAACAACTATTAAATACGTGCACTGAAATCAAACGGTCTAATAAAATCACCTCAAACGAGTTCGAAGTAATTTTATTAGACCTTCCGCCCTTCAGCAGATGATTTAGGATTatataaccttttttttttctttttttcttttttttggattttccttATAGAAgtgtgtacacacacacacatgcacatgcagGGGAAGACTAATTTTTTAGACCAAATTCCCAAAcattttttaacaaaaataacatcAACCACAAATAcctattttttggattttttgaagttaataaacataactaacaaaagaGTACACTATTTTCATgaataatataaagaaatataACAATTAACACACACTTATTAGCACATATTCATTAATGCGCTTGCACCTACAAAACcacacacaacaacaacaacaaaaacaaataataataataataataataatattaaagacGCCAATGTCAAGTGGACAAGACTAAATTCCACCAAAACCCTCTATGGGCACATATTCACACAGCGCACCTCATATGCATGCACACCACATAGTAAAATTACTTGGCCCATGCAATTACACTATCACCAATACCCCACCCCTTTTCTTTTTAACAATAATAGTTTCCATGCACTCCTTaagcatgcatgtgcatgcacTGTAAGGCACACAAACCAATTATCCATGCACACACTCACACCACCCTACATGCACTTTGTAGCAAATTACTTGTTGCCATGCCATGTATTCACTAGCACCCTCCACATATATTGTATGGATGCATACAATCATATGACCAATTTATTATTACATGCTCACATGCACAGCACATTTTCACACATACACTCACTGCATACATCACAAATCCACGAGCACATCATCCCACAAGTGTATGCATGATTCACTCACATGAACACATGCTGCCAATTGCCTCACTACACACACGTGCACCACTTTCCTTTCATATCATCATGCATACATACCATGTACCATGAAGAGAGAGATGGGGATACCTTTGGCAGGCTGCGGTTAAGGGAGCAGAACAAGGTGGCCCAAAATAGAAGTAGAAAAGGGTTGCTCCAGCCGAAAGCTCCCTTTTTTGTCATTGGAGTTGGAATGGAAGGAGACCGCTGGAATTGGACGGCTGGCAGTCGTCCGAGCTGGGCTGCTGTAGTGTTGACGGAGTCGCTACAGCGAGTCCCTCTCTCTTGGCCTCTTTTCttatcctctttctctctctgtctccTCCTCCCCCTCTCTTGTCCCTCCGTTTTTCCTTTAACTCTGTGATAGGCCTCGCCTTTTATAGGCATGATGAACCAGTTACAGACTAGGGATTGGTTATTGACAGCCAGGCAAAGAGAAGGACCTGGGCATAAATTACTGGCTCGCGTGCTCCTGCACAACTAGCCATATTTTCACCATTTGGGGTGGCCTCGGAGTCGAGGAAGGAAAAGGGATAGAGAGGAGCAATTCTGGGCGGTCGGCAGTGTCAGAGGAGTGGCAGCGGTGGTCAGGTGAGCAGGGCGCCAGCTTCCAAGGCGGACAAGTCGCTGGCGGGATGGCAGCTCGCACGTAGGCAGACGATGCAAGGAAGAAGACAAAACTGGGCCTCGAACGACGTTGTTCCAAGTTTCCAACCCCCTTCCCCCTTTATTTCTTTAACCAGCTTAAAAATGAAACCACACCGCATGAAAAGCCAAATGTGGGTGTGTGGATTCACGTGCCCAgctattttttcttttcctttcatttttattttctattttttaaaattattttttatttgaaatttattttattttcctttattttcaaaattcaatttcttACTTTAAAATTATCTCTTTTATTTTAAACTCAAAATTCATCTTTCACTTTCAAAatccatttttttcatttttgttctcaaaattcaattttttttcatttttcagcaTTCATTTGAATTCCCTActtcattttcaaaattcaaagtttattttcaaaattcattcccatagttcaaaatttatttttccttttcaaaattcaaatttcatatttcattttcaactTTGAACTTTTCAAGAATTCATTTTTCTCATTCATTTTTCTCAAAAttcattttctcattttctttattATTCTGAGGTAAGTTCCTTAGCCCCGGACAAAATGGGTGTCAACATGCCTAATTAACAACCAGTAATACCGACAAACATTAGCACCAGTGCAAAATATTTTAGTTTAGATTTGAAGAAGATAGCAGAACCATTCTGCAAGAAAATAAAGCTATCCAATGGCCACTCCCAATGTGGGAAGGTCTTTCTATAGTTTGTACATCTAATATCCAAGATGATGCAGGAGATATTGTTCCCCATTCTCTCGTCCTATAAAAATATCCAGATATTGTTCCCCATTCTCTCGTCCTATAAAAATATCCAACTGAACCACTTACAGTGCTTTAAAACGAAGAAGCACAAAAAGGAGAGGAAAAAGTGTTTGTTATTAGAAGAGTCAAAGGTCCAGAACAAAGTGCGTCCAAACAATACCAATCACAAATTCACATTATCTTCATATGAAAAATGTCAGATAATGCTCCTGTTTAAGCTCCACAGGTGTATTTGTTTGAGGTGAAAGTCAGTAGGAGGGAGAGGATTAGACATAGAAAAACTCAGTCAGGCAATTAAAAAGAATGTGAAGGACCTCCTgatttttaaacaattttttatCACAAAATTTATAAGGATACTGCCCCAGATCATAGTAGAAAAATTCATATAATTGACCCAGACAATAGGACCTTGAGGATTTGTATTTGTTGCCCTTTGTTCAAGCTTAAAAATTTATGATGCCCAATTTCATcatatgtgtatttataaatctTTAATAGATGATAAAATTTGTTGATGATCCAAACTTGCCTTAAATTAGCTTTGAGGCTCATAATAGAACTTTAATCCTCACAAAGTTTTGGGTGAGAAGCATGAAGTTGAGGTCTCAAAACCAGAGTGTCAATTTTGATTCACAAGTTGAGTTAGTTCACAAAGCTTTCTAAATTGGACCTGAACCAAAATAACTCAGTTATTGTTTCTATAACACAAAACTAGACCACAGCTcaaaaagaaagtaaaatctaTCGCTGACTTGCATTGTGTGCAGAGCAAGCATTTTCAGTTTTCAACACCTCCTTATGCTTTATCTTATCACATGCTcactgattctctctctctctctctctctctctctcacacgcgCGTGCGCAATCCCAGAACCGCCGCCACTGCTGCCACCTCCTGCGGCCTGTGGCTGCCAGGGGCAGTGCTGTTCTGTCTGTGCTATTGTTCCTACTCGTGACTCCTGGAAGCTCAGACGCCAACATACTGCCCTGCCAACACCAAGCCCCTGCACTGGCTATCCTACTCCCTCCTCCACCGCGCCACACGTTCCTTCTCCACCCACAACCTCCTCGGCCACAGATGGCTTCAGATCAGTCTACAATGACATTCACCCCTCTTTTCACCACATTGCCGTGAAGGTCATGGACTCCTACCTCCTTGCACAGATCCATCTCAAGCTCTCAACTGGCTCACTCTCTTCTCATCCACTCCCCCCCCAACACACTCCTTTTCCTCACTCAAAACTCTTTTTTCTCTTCTTCAGTCCTAACTctgtttcttttttcttcttcttttttttcagaTTTGGAAAGATAACAGGCTGGATGGAGCTCATAGCAGCCACTCTAGAAGGGGGATGAAAGgtgtgactctctctctctctctctctctgaaggGGATTTTTGATTATGTGAGATTAGTTTCTCTTTCTCCACTAATTTCCCTTTTTGGTTTATTAACTGTTGATAGTGTTCCGTAAGGTTTTCTAACTTTGTGAGTCTTGCTCCTTCGCCCCTGCCTTTTTTCTGTTTTTTCCATATTTAATTTCATATAATTCCTAAGTTCTGCAATTTTTTTTCCCAGTTTCCCTGTATGTTATGTATTTCCTTATAGGCGTGATACACTCTGGCCACTTCATCAAATTagattcaaaaaatgattttgaaaaactaccACTGCCTTCATTTCCGGTTCAGGTtacaaattaattaatgaaaattttaaatttttttttttttaatgagttCATATGGGCAGCTTATATCCAAAATATGTACACTTATTAGAATGGATTCATTCAAAACACTCAAGTGTCTAAGCTAGCAGTCAAGTCTCACGGCTCAACAGCCCTTGAACCAACTAAGGTCATCATTAATGAACCCAGACTCGAATGGTAAGGAAAAGAACTCAAGTTCCACTAGTATTGAGGGTAATTCTCATCCCCTCAGTACAACCAAGGTCACAGGTGATACCGCCCAATTGTATAGCCGACGACTA
This window of the Malania oleifera isolate guangnan ecotype guangnan chromosome 6, ASM2987363v1, whole genome shotgun sequence genome carries:
- the LOC131157354 gene encoding uncharacterized protein LOC131157354, whose protein sequence is MLYLITCSLILSLSLSLSLTRACAIPEPPPLLPPPAACGCQGQCCSVCAIVPTRDSWKLRRQHTALPTPSPCTGYPTPSSTAPHVPSPPTTSSATDGFRSVYNDIHPSFHHIAVKIWKDNRLDGAHSSHSRRGMKGDPARRTDKARK